The Brachyhypopomus gauderio isolate BG-103 chromosome 7, BGAUD_0.2, whole genome shotgun sequence genome has a window encoding:
- the arhgap33 gene encoding uncharacterized protein arhgap33 isoform X4, with the protein MRRSGTGFSLANPMQLALPARSTDNLDGSGEPATRSVGTTANLKGKMSKRLSVVKGHFPKLADCAHFHYDNVDFGSIELQFANEQSDSSWSLASAKDPVFLVQVSCQGKTWMVRRSYEEFRTLDAHLHQCIYDRRYSQLLSLPALSEVGDRAEVFAPMLSEYLNRLSMIVDSKLNCGPVLTWMEIDNHGNRFLLKEEASLNVPAIAAAHVVKRYTAQASDEISIEVGDILSVIDMPTKEDTTWWRGKHGFQVGFFPSECVELISEKVPQSVSTPASKLEVDSAVSKAASAGAPGPPSPTSVSKKHGKLMGFLRNFMKSRPSKQKLKQRGILKERVFSCDLGEHLLNSGSDVPQVLKSCSEFIEKHGIVDGIYRHSGVSSNIQKLRHEFDSENIPDLTKDVYMQDIHCVGSLCKLYFRELPNPLLTYQLYDKFAECMGEMTEDERMVTVHDVIQQLPPPHYRTLEYLIRHLARLATFSSETNMHVKNLAIVWAPNLLRSKEIEAAGLTGADPFKEVRIQSVVVEFLLTHVEVLFSDSFTSVGRFSAAPARQSLTRPKSFVSARLLSLEEAQARSQAPLLLHGSPHPLQDRFHTVLDHPADRRKRGPKVRKGAGGSWKTFFAIGKPAGSGRRKPIRISSLFQPATSHAGCRVDSVTLRSAKSEESLSSQHSGAGQGKLQRLRRPRSSSDGLSLAACATDPPAPPQAPPPQIPPSRSYDSLLPEETRDEDEDGEDDEEGVYMLPDFSQAPAASWMAEDVADFSPTFPDDGPVVIGGGAGSAPGGRESPPSAAPPPYCLGRQGHARSGSQRSVTEDPDSVLNQSEAAARRSLILAAAASPQQVFCQHRPAAGTNPASSSTQPGEANRSPSHSQLQTPAPSFSSQPPPERRSFTKKMVHALSPKSPKSPPMDISEPIAISVPAKVLEMIGGRAGELQPGAPGGGPSQPPQMISMLLRSCDFQLTESCQQELSSKLGHEAKMRSPSILGPTGASLPSHQPPPPPPKNPARLMALALTESANKALRQGASPPYRPRQPDTPPDNRFQRSLSPNAGMLLSSDSDQLYSTVRPLSVWMTEAEEEPATDDKATEAAPGEESRSAAGQDTGTLSSEASVSDSGASNSELSAGSSSGDNEKTPSPIYKNQQQLPPPSNQPDQTSPPSASEAALQRKPPAYGRQFSAPHLQAQKPATQPKSSGQAGSQLLHSKSEGSPLTQVHAFQPTRPKVPPKPPDLAPQRALLNRTDRHDFTRRSLDAARVRRPPVAAPTPAANTPLSRAYSERVSATADALSRYHAARVGQPPAQPLQQVPAHHSRPAFPPSEDPSSMENFYYEIGAPEHQPGPPSYSRHSYQNMRLDLEGSFRLSDPGNQRPISRVHPPPQYSQVSASTRAPQLWSSEATRAWAHSHSSSFSHGHSHRRTQDHPPVGSHGHPRLQRQISSSVRLTRSEMYPIPSTSGTPAGLAPLSVHQRGPHGPQRSPSSDLVTSQLHPYFENGKVCYRYVDARPEEVPLSLQQPPISKSPQATPLQAHKPALKDQEEPIYVNYPFTSPPGAAGNAKPWASTDLDGDPHQGMEPLAAPPEPPSPGDGQQSPQEPDPEHKSPGFESAVQNDDTSEPMPLEMAPVSGSAHFRSCSDPQNSSSEPLLTGKDIASLLIEKLAEDEREGQSVATSSSASSSPHIDYPPNPYPTHGQPRPPPAYNVYTPGPSRGHFDPQALPREGSGVIQRQDPLRRSSGAQYRQAFDVMPSGDQVLKFYRSQDFIPGFHGDGTTANPYPPRSHYQDAPHSSAPPSTAFSNLALNTPRAYGVQMNVNPYNQYPFQAGPILPPYPNAPRRDVVLDPALRPPGLRDQRGLGRQGNLPGPNWTVHTEGQTRSYC; encoded by the exons GTTTCTCCCTGGCCAATCCGATGCAGCTGGCCTTGCCG gCTCGGAGCACAGATAATCTGGACGGTTCCGGCGAGCCCGCCACTCGGTCTGTTGGCACCACTGCCAACCTGAAGGGGAAGATGAGCAAGAG GCTATCTGTTGTTAAAGGCCACTTCCCAAAGCTCGCAGACTGTGCCCACTTCCACTACGACAATGTCGACTTCGGCTCCATCGAG CTGCAGTTTGCTAATGAGCAGAGtgacagcagctggagtttggCCAGTGCCAAAGACCCCGTCTTCCTCGTACAGGTCTCCTGCCAG GGTAAAACATGGATGGTGCGCCGTTCGTACGAAGAGTTCCGCACGCTGGACGCTCACCTACACCAATGTATCTACGACCGGCGCTACTCCCAGCTCCTGTCCCTGCCGGCCCTTAGTGAGGTCGGGGACAGAGCGGAG GTCTTTGCCCCCATGCTCTCCGAGTACCTGAATCGTCTCTCGATGATCGTGGACAGTAAGCTGAACTGTGGCCCTGTGCTCACATggatggag ATTGACAATCATGGCAATCGCTTCCTGTTGAAGGAAGAGGCGTCTCTGAACGTGCCTGCGATCGCGGCGGCCCACGTCGTCAAACGCTACACGGCCCAGGCCAGCGATGAGATCTCCATCGAG GTCGGTGATATTTTGTCTGTGATCGATATGCCGACCAAAGAGGACACCACGTGGTGGAGAGGAAAGCATGGGTTTCAG GTCGGGTTCTTCCCCAGCGAGTGCGTTGAGCTGATCAGCGAGAAGGTGCCACAGTCCGTCAGCACTCCAGCATCCAAACTCG AGGTCGACTCTGCCGTTTCCAAGGCTGCCAGCGCCGGCGCTCCCGGACCTCCTTCGCCCACGTCGG TGTCCAAGAAGCACGGCAAGCTGATGGGCTTTCTGCGCAACTTCATGAAGTCCAGGCCGAGCAAGCAGAAGCTGAAGCAAAGGGGCATCCTGAAGGAGCGCGTGTTCAGCTGCGACCTGGGAGAACACCTCCTCAACTCCGGCAGTGACG TTCCCCAAGTCCTGAAGAGCTGCTCGGAGTTCATCGAGAAGCACGGCATTGTGGATGGCATCTACAGACATTCTGGGGTGTCCTCCAACATCCAGAAACTCAG GCACGAGTTCGACAGCGAGAACATTCCAGACCTGACTAAAGACGTCTACATGCAGGACATCCACTGTGTCGGCTCTCTGTGCAAGCTTTACTTCCGGGAGCTCCCCAATCCGCTCCTCACGTACCAGCTCTACGACAAGTTCGCC gaGTGTATGGGGGAGATGACGGAAGATGAGCGCATGGTGACGGTGCATGATGTCATCCAGCAGTTGCCCCCTCCGCATTACAG GACTCTGGAGTACCTCATAAGACACCTGGCCCGTCTGGCCACCTTCAGCAGCGAGACCAACATGCATGTTAAAAACCTGGCCATCGTCTGGGCCCCCAACCTGCTCAG atcTAAGGAGATAGAGGCCGCGGGGCTGACCGGCGCCGACCCGTTTAAGGAAGTGCGTATCCAGTCCGTGGTGGTGGAGTTCCTGCTGACCCATGTGGAGGTCCTCTTCAGCGACTCCTTCACATCAGTGGGGCGCTTCAGTGCAg CCCCGGCTCGCCAGTCTCTGACCAGGCCCAAGTCCTTCGTGTCGGCCAGGCTCCTCTCCCTGGAGGAGGCCCAGGCCCGCTCCCAGGccccactgctcctccacggGTCTCCTCACCCCCTGCAGGATCGCTTCCACACCGTACTGGACCACCCAGCAGACAG AAGGAAAAGGGGCCCGAAGGTCCGTAAAGGAGCTGGAGGGAGCTGGAAGACTTTCTTCGCCATCGGGAAACCCGCGGGATCGGGCCGCCGCAAACCTATCCGGATCAGCTCCCTGTTCCAGCCCGCCACCTCTCACGCAG GGTGCAGGGTGGACAGCGTTACCCTGAGATCAGCCAAGAGCGAGGAGTCTCTGTCCTCCCAGCACAGCGGGGCAG GTCAGGGTAAGCTCCAACGCTTGCGAAGACCTCGTTCCAGCAGCGATGGCCTCTCACTGGCCGCCTGCGCGACAGACCCGCCTGCCCCGccgcaagccccgcccccccagaTCCCGCCCAGCCGCTCCTACGACAGCCTCCTCCCCGAGGAGACGCGAGACGAGGACGAGGACGGCGAGGACGACGAAGAGGGCGTCTACATGCTGCCCGATTTCTCGCAGGCTCCAGCGGCGTCCTGGATGGCGGAGGACGTGGCGGACTTCAGCCCCACCTTCCCAGACGACGGGCCGGTCGTCATCGGGGGCGGCGCCGGCAGCGCCCCGGGCGGCAGAGAGTCTCCGCCCTCGGCCGCGCCTCCTCCCTATTGCCTGGGCCGCCAAGGTCACGCCCGCTCCGGGAGCCAGCGCTCGGTCACCGAAGACCCGGACTCGGTGCTCAATCAGTCGGAGGCGGCCGCACGCAGGAGTCTGATCCTGGCGGCCGCCGCCTCGCCCCAGCAGGTCTTCTGCCAGCACAGGCCCGCTGCTGGCACTAACCCCGCCTCTAGCTCCACCCAGCCTGGAGAGGCCAAccgaagcccctcccacagccaGCTCCAGACCCCCGCCCCCTCGTTCTCATCTCAGCCTCCACCAGAGCGGCGCTCCTTCACAAAGAAGATGGTACATGCCCTGTCACCAAAGTCACCCAAGTCACCGCCAATGGATATATCTGAGCCCATCGCCATCAGCGTGCCCGCCAAG GTGCTGGAAATGATAGGCGGGCGAGCTGGCGAATTGCAGCCTGGAGCCCCAGGGGGCGGGCCGTCCCAGCCTCCCCAGATGATATCGATGCTGCTGAGGTCATGTGACTTCCAGCTCACGGAGAGTTGCCAGCAGGAGCTGAGCAGCAAACTGGGCCACGAGGCAAAAATGCGGAGTCCCA GTATTCTGGGTCCCACTGGTGCTTCCCTACCGTCCCATcagcccccacctcctcccccgAAGAACCCAGCCCGTCTGATGGCGCTGGCCCTGACCGAGAGTGCCAACAAGGCCCTCCGGCAAGGCGCCTCTCCCCCCTACCGGCCCCGGCAACCCGACACGCCCCCTGACAACCGCTTCCAGCGCTCCCTGTCTCCCAACGCAGGCATGCTGCTGTCCTCTGACTCGGACCAGCTGTACTCTACGGTGCGCCCCCTGTCTGTATGGATGACTGAGGCCGAAGAGGAACCTGCCACCGACGATAAAGCTACAGAGGCGGCACCTGGGGAGGAGTCGAGATCAGCAGCGggccag GACACGGGTACTCTCTCCTCCGAGGCATCGGTTTCGGATTCAGGGGCATCAAATTCCGAGCTGTCTGCGGGCAGTTCCTCAGGGGACAACGAGAAAACTCCAAGTCCCATCTACAAGAACCAGCAACAACTTCCCCCACCCTCAAACCAGCCTGACCAGACCAGCCCCCCCTCGGCCAGTGAGGCTGCCTTGCAGAGGAAGCCCCCCGCGTACGGCCGCCAGTTCTCCGCACCACACCTCCAGGCCCAGAAGCCCGCCACCCAGCCCAAGTCCTCCGGCCAGGCCGGTTCCCAACTCCTGCACTCCAAGTCTGAGGGCTCCCCTCTGACTCAAGTGCATGCCTTCCAGCCCACACGACCCAAGGTGCCCCCCAAGCCGCCTGATCTCGCCCCCCAGAGAGCTCTGCTCAACAGAACCGATCGGCACGACTTTACTCGCCGCTCCCTGGATGCCGCTCGAGTCCGACGGCCGCCGGTAGCGGCTCCGACCCCCGCAGCCAACACGCCGCTTTCCAGGGCTTACTCTGAACGGGTCAGCGCCACGGCAGACGCTCTGTCACGGTACCACGCTGCCCGGGTGGGCCAGCCTCCAGCGCAGCCCCTGCAGCAGGTCCCAGCCCATCACTCTCGGCCTGCGTTCCCGCCTTCAGAAGACCCGTCCAGCATGGAGAACTTCTACTACGAGATCGGTGCCCCCGAGCACCAACCGGGGCCACCCAGCTACTCCCGGCACAGCTACCAGAACATGAGGCTTGATCTGGAGGGCAGCTTCCGGCTTTCAGACCCGGGGAACCAGCGGCCCATCTCCAGGgtccacccccctccccagtaCTCGCAGGTGAGTGCCTCCACCAGGGCTCCTCAACTTTGGTCCTCCGAAGCCACGCGGGCCTGGGCCCACTCgcactcctcctctttctctcatgGCCACTCCCACCGACGCACCCAGGACCACCCGCCAGTGGGCTCGCACGGCCACCCGCGGCTCCAGCGCCAGATCTCCTCCTCCGTCAGGCTGACCCGCAGCGAGATGTACCCCATCCCCTCCACCTCGGGCACCCCTGCCGGGCTGGCGCCCCTGTCCGTGCACCAACGTGGCCCGCATGGCCCTCAGCGCTCGCCCTCCTCTGACCTCGTCACCTCTCAGCTGCACCCATACTTTGAAAACGGGAAGGTGTGCTACCGATATGTAGACGCTAGGCCAGAGGAGGTCCCACTGAGTCTCCAGCAGCCGCCCATATCCAAGTCACCCCAGGCCACCCCACTGCAAGCACATAAACCAGCCTTGAAAGACCAGGAGGAACCCATCTACGTGAACTACCCTTTCACCAGCCCCCCAGGAGCTGCTGGAAACGCAAAGCCCTGGGCTAGCACAGACCTGGATGGTGACCCCCACCAAGGGATGGAGCCTCTCGCAGCCCCCCCTGAGCCCCCATCACCAGGTGATGGCCAACAGTCCCCCCAAGAGCCCGACCCAGAGCACAAGAGCCCCGGCTTCGAAAGTGCCGTGCAAAACGACGACACCTCTGAACCCATGCCCCTGGAGATGGCGCCGGTATCCGGCTCCGCACACTTCCGCAGCTGCTCCGATCCCCAGAACTCCAGCTCAGAACCACTCTTGACGGGGAAGGACATCGCCTCATTGCTCATTGAGAAGCTGGCTGAGGACGAGAGGGAGGGTCAGAGCGTGGCCACTTCCTCTTCAGCATCATCATCGCCCCACATCGATTACCCGCCCAACCCTTACCCCACCCACGGGCAGCCACGCCCTCCTCCCGCCTACAACGTCTACACCCCTGGACCCTCAAGGGGTCACTTCGACCCCCAGGCCCTACCCAGAGAAGGCTCCGGAGTTATCCAGCGCCAAGACCCCCTGCGTAGATCATCCGGTGCCCAGTACAGACAAGCCTTCGATGTAATGCCATCTGGCGACCAAGTCCTTAAGTTTTACAGAAGCCAAGACTTTATCCCAGGTTTCCATGGAGACGGCACAACTGCTAACCCCTACCCCCCAAGATCTCATTACCAAGATGCCCCCCATTCCTCCGCCCCTCCCTCCACGGCCTTCTCCAACTTGGCACTAAACACACCAAGAGCATATGGTGTCCAAATGAATGTCAACCCATATAACCAGTACCCCTTCCAGGCAGGTCCAATACTTCCCCCCTACCCCAACGCCCCCCGGAGGGACGTGGTTCTGGACCCCGCGCTCCGGCCTCCGGGCCTTCGAGACCAGCGGGGCCTGGGTCGGCAGGGCAACCTGCCTGGTCCAAACTGGACCGTCCACACAGAGGGTCAGACCCGCAGCTACTGCTAA